A stretch of DNA from Arachis hypogaea cultivar Tifrunner chromosome 19, arahy.Tifrunner.gnm2.J5K5, whole genome shotgun sequence:
TCGTTTTAGAGGAAATTGAACTTGTCTCTTCGTCTCCAAAAGATGTATACTTCGGCGAGAAGAACACGgagggtgggtacctgcaaaaggcactccaacgctcaagtcagtaagtatttaaaaagtatataataattttatgaatATCGAATGTTAGACATGAAATAGAACTTATTATGTGTTCtctttataataattctatgaatatagaatataAGACATGAAATAGAACTTATCGTGTGATCTCCCTTGAGATATAGAAATTGGTGCCTTTATAGGCATAAAGTTGATGATATTAAATACAACAGAATGCTTTACATGAATCCAATAGAATAAGCATACCTGCTACAACTTTTTATATAATAAACCATACCTGCTAAATGGCCTCTAAAAGATACAAAGAATGCTTTACATGAATCCAATAGAATCAAACAGATAAAGAACATTGACTTTGAAATCGCAAGCCAAAAAGAAGGATATCATAATAAATAGGGAAGGTAAATACATAATGAAAATGGTATATTTCATCATACCCAATCGGCAGCAGCCTATAATGTGACATGatcaccccattcaccattcctAATACGGCCACACATCAAGCTATCAGTGAACCATGAGAACATCAATAAAGCCATATCATCTGAAATAGCATAGCCTAGTCTTTATATAGATATAATGCTATAAAGTATAAACATACTTGCTCATTTTCTTTAAATGATCACTATACTCCATTGGAACCTAGGAAGTACCAATACGACACGCGATacggacacgacacgacacggatATGCTGACacgttctttttataaaaaattggataCGACACATTTAGGATAtgttgtgaattaaaatttaaataatatattaaattaataaaatatcatattgtaaatataagagtaaatatatttgaataaaaaaatcttaaaattatgcaattattaaaaaataaaaaattttaagctaGTGAGTAAGTaagtggtgcggaatttataacccataaacttaccggcaagtgcaccgggtcataccaagtaataccttacgtgagtaagggtcgatcccacgaggattgatggattaagcaacaatagtgtttgataggattagttagacaaacagaaaatagtgttgagatgcaatataaaagacattaaacaatataaaaaatattaaaaaaaggcaagtaaatactttgggaagaaaatatggagaagatagttaaggcttcagagttatctatttttctggaattatttttcttactaactattttaatcatgtaggatttaatttatggcaaactatatgtgactagaccctaattccttagacttttctagtctcctctaaaattcatcaacaaccaattccttggtcaattaattctaattagagagtgatgatcaaattccagtttatatgccacaaaaactctaattacctaaaaataaaaggattatatgtcacgtatcccgttaaatccagataattaaaatttaggagaatatgttttcaagctgttgttcaagtaaagagcttttccaagttatacaagaactcaaatagaaagagggtcatacttccgttccacctaaattcataaaataaagagcaaaaacaattcttaaattataaatccatacataaattaaaatagaaaaagcaataaaatcaatccatagaaatagatagagctcttaaccttaacaatggatgattagttgctcatggttcaaagtaaaaaataaggattcaggtaaaaatgtactgagttccaatctgatggATCTGAATCTCCTAGGGAAGGAAAGTTtttcccttttataactaatcctaataaatttaaaatctatctttaaaactaaaataatatcttttcctatttttaaaatttgaatttaaattagaattaattatagcaatcagcaaatcttcaattgatggatggggaccacttggcttcactaggatTCACACCTAACTTGGGCTTGGCAGCATGAATTGGAGTTTAGTTGAGTGATGCTGTAcctaacttgggctttagtgcgcctaacttgggctttagtgcacataacttgaagtgggcaggaccaatctcgcgtattgttgttgtgtcttgcgcctaacttgagaaatctcaagttaggcgcagccttggtaGCGAGTTCGGAgaagaagtatagactattatatatcgttagaaagctctggaagttagctttccaacgccattgaaatcacgtccattggacctctgtagctcgagttatttaggtttgagtgcagaaaggttagggttgacagcatcattcgccttcatctcttcttctgcagaaactccatcaaatccagctgaatgctatctaaaataaacagaattgtacaagactcaaagtagcatccatagtggctaaaagataattaattcttgattaaactcaacaatttaaatacaaattcactaggaaaagataggaaagatgctcacacatcagtaAGCTAGCAAAAACAAACGGTAAGTAAATTTAGgttttgatttattaattattttatttttaaatttaaattttaatttgttttaattttagaatattttaaaattagaaagaaaaaattggTTAATCGGgccataaaatcacaaaatcaattgaagatTTACAGTCCAGCAGAAAGATCTGTCTCATGAACATCTGAATCGAGTCGGACTCGTTCGGATTCGTGACAGCTCCACCAAAATTCTGCACCGCAAGAAGACACACCGCTGATATGCTCGTTTGAAGTATCCACCGCGTGTCGGCATCGGATTCGCGTCCGACTCGGATACGCCGGCACCATGAGAGAATCCGTGCTTCATAGATTGGAACATAGCCTTCATATAGTTCTAGATAAGACTTGAGCTGACACCACACACGGCAGGAAACAATATATCAATAAAGAGATAGATTAAGGTTGCCGGCCCAAAAATAATCTGTTGTTGACAATTTTCATTGCCTACATGTTGTTGACAATATATCATGAcaagtttgaaaaatatccaGCACATCAAAAAGATAACAATAGAGTAGCAATTTGTCAAGTTTATACCACCAAAATTTATGCTTCCATCTGAGTAAGAATGCCAATCCTGTGCAAGTACGGCTGCCCGCGCTTGATCATTCCCGAATTTTGACATCCCAGAAGCTTCCAAGGATTGAAGTTGTGATAATTCTTCCAGGTAAGCACGAGCAACAGCTTCATCATTCTCCACGTAGGAAGGCTGATAGAAGCCTTCTCTAACATATTCTACGCTGCTACTTAAATCCAGATCATATCTAGTTATGATACTAGGAGAACCATTATTGGAAAGTGTGCAAACATCTAAGAGATTATGAAGGCCCCAGCGAACAACATCAGGATCCATGTCATATGCTGTCATGATCCTTCAAAAAAAGGAACTCTATCCAATCCAAGGACTAGCTgtcttatcccaagagttcaataTCTGAAACAGAAAAGGTGCAATGCATTCAGACATCATATAAACAATAAACttaagaaaaaagaaggaaaatattAAAATCATTCCTAATCTACCTAACAAGATCAGTTTAGAATGCAAATATAGACAAGGAATAAAGCAGTAAATTCAATATATTCACTACATGAACACTTGGATCAGAAGCTACAATCCTTCAACTCAAACAGAGTTACCCAAATAGTATATCATATACACTTAGACTAATACAATGCTTCTTCAACATGATATCCAACCCCAAAGCATTAACCTTGGAATATGCAAATCAACAATCACAACCTTTTTTCCCCTGAAAAAGAATATAACACCTAAATCCATATCCTAGCGGACAGAAAATCCCTAGCCACCCAAAAGTGTAACCACCCGCTCCTCccaaaaaaagaagaattttttaaaaataaaaataaagaacctgaggtataaaaaaaaagtaagaaaaagacTAAACCAATCTTGGATTAAGCAGAATAAGGGAGATAGGGATTTGGGAATGgaagaatgagaagaaaaggGGAGGGTAATTGAATTCTTCAAGAAATGGAATGCGAATGAATGgatggattggaagcaagaaAAAGTGTGGTGCGATCTCAAGGAATTCCCCAAAGGTTAAGAATCATtacaaatcaaaagaaaaaaaaagtgcagTATATATTACTATAGCTTAATCAAGAGGAATATGCTTTGAGTTTAATTTACATTTTGAAGacattaaaactaaatttttaaagagTCTATTGTATCTTTAAAATTATACAGAGTgggatattttcaaaatttttttctttctttttttcaaacaACAATACATCGAGTTAgtgaaatattttttaacattataGATAGTATTATAGACATTAATGTTTTACTTGCACACTTCAGAAATAACTTGCACTTTTGAACATTATTTTCATAAACAGGGCTGCTACACATCCATATAACCATATAGACCCAAGGCCAAATTGTTTCAAGTGCATTAAATGCAGAGTGAGAAACACGCGCCACACAAAAAACGTCTCGTTTTCCCATTCGCGCTTCATTATGAACGAACGTTACATCTTCAACATGAAACCAATACCCCAAAACACTCACTCTCTTCGAATCTCTCTGAACATCACTCAAACTTCAATCACATTCTTTGTGGAAACCACTACTGCAAATGAATCGGAAGAAGATTTTGCAAGCAACAAccagaaacaaacaaaaacagaaacaaaGACTACAAAAGGTATGAGAAAACTACTGTTCATTTAAAATCTTGCAATGTCGCGTTTCGCCTAGTTTCATTTCAGTTTTACTGGTTTGATTTGCTTCGTTTAGTGGATTGAACTATTGTGAAtgatttttacagtataactagggctTTAAGATATAGTTGCTTGTTCTTATTAGTTTGGAAAGTTTAATTAGAGCTCTGTTACTATCTTCAGTACTTATTTTCCATTGAAGAgcactattcttgttgattgaaaattgataatGATTTATTAACCAGATGAACGTTTTTCGGTttggtggcctttgtgattttggttctatGCATGAAGGATTTTCGGTTTAGTGggttgttgatgtattgaatgagttttgtttaaaaaaattcacattagagacaactctttcactttgataaTCCATACTATTGTAATAGTatttttgttgattgaaagctgatcatcatttattaaccacatgaacaTTTTTCAGTTCGGTAACCTTTTTGATTTGGGTTCTGTGCATGAGGGATTTTTGGTTCGGTGGGTTGTGGCATTCTAATTGACTTGTTTAACATACACATGCTTGTAgttgttgatgtattgaatgagttttgtttagAACAATTCACATTAGagacaactctttcactttgataaTCCATACTACtttaatagtatttttgttgattgaaagctgatcatcatttattaaccacAAGAATATTTTTCGGTTCGGTAGCCTTTTTGATTTCGGTTCTGTGCATGAGAGATTTTCGGTTTGGTGGGTTGTGGCATTCTAATTGACTTGTTTAACATACACATGCTTGTGGTTGTTGATGTATTCAATGAGTTTTGTTTAGGACAAGTTACATTAGagacaactctttcactttgataagctatactactgtaatagtatttctgttgattgaaagctgataatcatttattaaccacatgaatatttttcggttcggtagccttttttattttggttctgtgcatgaagaattttcggttcggtgggttgtggcattctaattgacttgtttaacatacatatgcttgtggttgttgatgtattgaatgaaatattgaccaaaattttttattacagcaaaactggtgcacgaaattgtgattcacacttttcacaactccgtaccactaaccagcaagtgcactaggtcgtccaagtaataccttacgtgagtaagggtcgatcccacggagattgttggcttgaagcaatctatggttatcttgtaaatcttagtcaggagattaattataattatcagttgacttgcaaatgaacaagagagcatggattaaataatacttattatgcagtaatggagaatatgttggagttttggagatgctttgtcttctgaatctctgctttcccctgtcttcttcttcacgcacgcaaggttcctcctatggcaagctgtgtgttggtggatcaccgttgtcaatggctaccatccatcctttcagtgaaaatggtccaggtgtgctgtcaccgcacgactaatcatctgtcgattctcattcatgctggaataggatccattgatccttttgtgtctgtcactacgcccaacccttatgagtttgaagctcgtcacagtcattcaatccctgaatcctacttggaataccacagacaaggtttagactttccggattctcaagaatgctgccaatggattctagcttataccacgaagattctgattaaggaatccaagagatactcattcaatcgaaggtagaacggaggtggttgtcaggtacacgttcataggttgagaatggtgatgagtgtcacggatcatcacatccatcatattgaagtgcgaatgaacatcttagatagaaacaagcgtgtttgaatagaaaacagaaataattgcattaattcatcgagacacagcagagctcctcacccccaacaatggagtttagagactcatgccgttaaagagtacaaagttcagatctaaaaatgtcatgaggtgcaaaataaatctctaaaagttgtttaaatactaaactagtaacctaggtttacagaaaatgagtaaactaagatagatagtgtagaaatccacttctggggcccacttggtgtgtgctggggctgagacttgagctttacacgtgcctaggctgtttctagagttaaactctaggttgtaacctatttctggcgtttaactccaacttgtaacctgtttctagcgtttaatgccagaatgcaacatggaactggcgttgaacgccagtttacgtcgtctatctttgagcaaagtatggactattatatatttctggaaagccctagatgtctaatttccaacgcaattgagagcgcaccaattggaatCCTGtactccaaaaaattcattccgagtgtggggaggttagaatccaacaacatcagcagtcctttttcagcctgaatcagatttttgctcagctccctcaatttcagccagaaaatacctgaaattatagaaaaacacacaaactcatagtaaagtccagaaatatgatttttatttaaaaactaataaaatataataaaaagtgactaaaacatattaaaaactagctaaaaacaatgccaaaaagcgtataaattatccgctcatcacaacaccaaacttaaattgttgcttgtccccaagcaactaaaaacaaagtaggataaaaagaagaaaatatacaatgaattccaaaaatatctataaagatcagtcttaattagatgagcggggctattagctttttgcttctgaacagttttggcatctcactttatcctttgaagttcagaatgattggcatctataggaactcagaattcagatagtgttattgattctcctagttcagtatgttgattcttgaacacagctactttatgagtcttggtcgtggccctaagcactatgttttccagtattactaccggatacatacatgccacagacacataactgggtgaaccttttcagattgtgactcagctttgctaaagtccccaattagaggtgtccagggttcttaagcacactctgtttttgctttggacctcgactttaaccgctcagtctcaagttttcacttgacaccttcacgccacaagcacatagttaaggacagcttggtttagccgcttaggccaggattttattcctttaggccctcctatccactgatgctcaaagccttggatcctttttattacccttgtcttttggttttaagggctattggctttttgctcttgccttttggtttaaagagcttttggctttttctgcttgctttttctttttcttgctcttttttttttgcattttttttctgcaagctttgttcttcactgctttttcttgcttcaagaatcattttttatgatttttcagattatcaaataacatttctcctttttcattattctttcaagagccaacaattttaacatgcataagcaacaaattcaaaagacatatgcactgttcaagcattcatttagaaaacaaaaagtattgccaccacatcaaaataattaaactattttaaaatttgaaattcatgtacttctttttctttttcagaaaacatttttcatttaagaaaggtgatggattcataggacattcatatctttaagacatagacacttagatactagtgatcatgtaataagacccaaacataaataagtataaagcatagtaaacgaaaaatagagaaataagaacaaggagattaaggaacgggaccaccttagtgagggtggtgtcttcctcttcttgaagaaccaatggtgctcttgagctcctctatgtctcttccttgtctttgttgctccttcctcatagctctttgatctgca
This window harbors:
- the LOC112776903 gene encoding OVARIAN TUMOR DOMAIN-containing deubiquitinating enzyme 9-like translates to MTAYDMDPDVVRWGLHNLLDVCTLSNNGSPSIITRYDLDLSSSVEYVREGFYQPSYVENDEAVARAYLEELSQLQSLEASGMSKFGNDQARAAVLAQDWHSYSDGSINFGAQVLSRTI